From Anopheles darlingi chromosome 2, idAnoDarlMG_H_01, whole genome shotgun sequence, the proteins below share one genomic window:
- the LOC125948578 gene encoding uncharacterized protein LOC125948578 has protein sequence MFRVWLFTLAFCLILGLSAEKEADKVIDPKWIKPGALDRWTQKQHMREQTDNACDSVPPLECPKCPPVEANSAECKPTDEEQQLALVFYRKLVKTLFASNILQLDPSGSYYENELTLKITPRQLNKLTDDLDAPRTIDAIVSEIFEQSASIRRRILQKENRCERLYVFLQGIMESVFLQAVLPILLVIAGCCVLRVVSSFTRIHPFLLFLLLILCFTVTNKWRECNAKLQKQVLEDMHRGISTEAASTMCDPLQVLVESSVTVQATYFKALFKEFLHTYNESTKGLGFWHSMLIGALLLGFAYILVSTILQVGIHSGFQVAGNIVIAGLFGPRTNAAIENQPIDYNNQQPQIANPPQMPALNINIQLGDAVASARQSRTELLREESERIEEIVDEPTVEAIESGHDTERESNAKDACEEKPGASIEVSPEAIIVTKVNDDSKTNSHPDGRET, from the coding sequence ATGTTCCGCGTGTGGCTGTTTACGCttgctttttgtttgattCTTGGCCTCTCGGCGGAAAAAGAGGCCGATAAGGTCATCGATCCAAAATGGATTAAACCCGGAGCACTGGACCGGTGgacgcagaagcagcacaTGCGCGAGCAAACGGACAACGCGTGCGATTCGGTGCCACCGTTGGAATGTCCAAAATGCCCTCCGGTAGAGGCCAATTCTGCAGAGTGCAAACCGACGGATGAAGAACAACAGCTGGCCCTGGTTTTCTACCGCAAACTAGTAAAAACGCTGTTCGCCAGCAATATTTTACAGCTCGATCCTAGTGGAAGCTACTACGAAAATGAACTAACGCTCAAAATAACGCCGAGGCAACTGAACAAGTTAACTGACGACCTAGATGCGCCCCGCACTATCGACGCGATTGTGTCGGAAATCTTTGAACAATCGGCCAGCATACGGCGACGAATTCTGCAGAAGGAGAACCGCTGCGAACGATTGTACGTTTTCTTGCAGGGCATCATGGAATCGGTGTTTCTGCAAGCGGTGCTGCCGATATTGCTGGTCATTGCCGGATGCTGTGTTCTACGTGTAGTATCAAGTTTTACACGCATtcatcctttccttcttttcctgttGCTTATCCTCTGCTTTACCGTAACCAACAAATGGCGCGAATGTAACGCAAAGCTACAAAAGCAAGTGTTGGAAGACATGCACCGGGGCATTTCCACCGAGGCTGCGTCAACGATGTGCGATCCACTGCAGGTTTTAGTAGAATCCTCCGTGACCGTTCAAGCCACTTACTTTAAGGCGTTGTTCAAAGAATTTCTTCACACGTACAACGAGAGTACCAAGGGCCTTGGATTTTGGCATAGCATGTTAATAGGTGCGCTACTTTTGGGTTTCGCGTACATACTGGTATCGACAATCCTTCAGGTCGGCATCCACAGTGGTTTTCAGGTCGCCGGCAACATCGTGATCGCGGGACTGTTTGGACCTCGAACTAATGCTGCCATCGaaaaccaaccgatcgattacaacaaccaacaaccacaaatCGCGAATCCACCGCAAATGCCTGCGTTGAACATCAACATTCAGCTCGGTGATGCAGTAGCCAGTGCCCGGCAGTCGAGAACCGAACTGCTACGCGAGGAAAGCGAACGTATTGAAGAAATTGTAGATGAGCCTACGGTGGAAGCCATTGAGTCAGGGCATGATACAGAACGGGAATCGAATGCCAAAGATGCATGCGAAGAGAAACCGGGTGCCTCGATCGAGGTAAGCCCAGAAGCCATCATTGTAACGAAGGTCAACGATGATTCTAAAACGAATAGCCATCCAGATGGAAGAGAAACATGA
- the LOC125948551 gene encoding zinc finger protein 3 homolog isoform X1, whose product MEAGHEIVKRESENTDNDVPAVQRFDAPASSSKQHQNKRAANNALILVMEPQNPSPTKYFDASGTALRQAVVEGELMPEELCSRKSTGTELAKKKSHTITINCCNCEKIFVSRSAYEAHYRASYQQEPVYCCTVCGKRMGQYRAYQLHSYRHINSANQRYSCQECFKTFHQKSDLVRHQNRHIATGLAAEERDAERKLQPISCPKCEASFQTQNELKEHTRKAHPVPKPLVECPDCGKYLSAGSIYSHRKIHSDTPAFACGECGRTFVQKINLVQHRKTHIGLRPYQCEQCKKSFCEKAHLQRHLNHHSEERPYRCELCGKCYKTERCLKVHSAVHTTERPFVCGECNKGFLSSSKLRQHSNIHSGLRPYKCNYCTRDFTNFPNWLKHIRRRHKVDHRTGEKLDSVPKFMTKKKSPEIETERKGDVTKPATPQKTRKRCTPKTPAPPPPLADVLKEESLPYVSESSNIDLNLVCKDDLIQPLAGEFEDIFQCMPSDETKLSIIDPNGWQLLSDNDADLFQCDLPQPHALDCAFDAPPKVVHLPSNDLIDSDFSGNATLCSTMASEMISAGPSLYDAQSPMFPTLISICGDEPQFRLINPRSIHSRGVAGSSTMATDSYATVSLSITDRIELMK is encoded by the exons ATGGAAGCCGGGCATGAAATCGTGAAGCGGGAGTCAGAAAATACCGATAACGATGTGCCTGCTGTTCAACGCTTCGATGCgccggcaagcagcagcaagcaacatCAGAATAAGAGAG CAGCCAACAATGCTTTGATACTGGTGATGGAACCTCAGAATCCTTCCCCCACGAAGTACTTTGATGCTAGCGGTACAGCCCTACGACAGGCGGTGGTAGAGGGGGAACTGATGCCGGAGGAACTGTGCAGCCGGAAGTCAACCGGAACTGAACTTGCGAAGAAAAAGTCGCACACAATCACGATCAACTGCTGCAATTGTGAGAAAATATTTGTATCTCGATCCGCTTACGAAGCGCACTATCGAGCGAGCTATCAACAAGAACCTGTCTACTGTTGTACGGTTTGTGGTAAGCGCATGGGGCAATACCGGGCCTACCAGCTGCACAGTTACCGGCACATTAACAGTGCCAACCAGCGCTACTCCTGCCAGGAGTGTTTTAAAACGTTTCATCAAAAGTCCGACTTGGTCCGACATCAGAACAGACATATCGCCACGGGTCTCGCAGCAGAAGAGCGAGATGCTGAGCGGAAATTGCAGCCAATATCCTGCCCAAAGTGTGAGGCATCGTTCCAAACACAGAACGAACTGAAGGAACACACGCGCAAAGCACACCCCGTCCCGAAACCGCTAGTAGAGTGTCCAGATTGTGGAAA GTACCTCTCGGCTGGTAGCATCTACTCGCACCGCAAGATACATTCGGATACGCCGGCGTTTGCGTGCGGTGAATGTGGCAGAACGTTTGTGCAGAAGATAAATCTGGTGCAGCACCGCAAAACCCACATCGGTTTGCGCCCGTACCAGTGCGAGCAGTGTAAGAAATCGTTTTGCGAAAAGGCACACCTGCAGCGCCACCTCAATCATCACTCGGAGGAACGACCCTACCGGTGTGAGCTCTGTGGCAAGTGCTACAAAACGGAACGCTGCCTAAAGGTACATTCGGCCGTACACACCACGGAACGGCCATTTGTGTGTGGCGAATGTAACAAAGGGTTTCTGAGCAGCTCAAAGCTTCGCCAGCACAGTAACATTCATTCGGGATTGAGACCGTACAAGTGCAATTACTGTACGCGCGATTTTACTAACTTCCCCAACTGGTTGAAGCATATCCGGCGTCGTCATAAGGTAGATCATCGCACTGGAGAGAAGCTCGACAGTGTACCGAAGTTTATGACGAAGAAAAAGAGCCCGGAAATCGAAACGGAGCGGAAGGGAGATGTCACCAAACCCGCTACGCCacagaaaacacgaaaacgaTGCACCCCGAAGACCccggcaccgccacctccGCTAGCGGATGTGCTGAAGGAGGAGTCCTTGCCGTACGTCAGCGAAAGCTCCAACATTGATCTCAATCTAGTTTGTAAGGACGATCTGATACAACCACTCGCCGGAGAATTCGAAGACATTTTCCAATGTATGCCTTCGGACGAAACGAAGCTTAGCATAATCGATCCAAATGGTTGGCAACTGCTTAGTGACAACGATGCTGACCTTTTCCAGTGTGATCTGCCGCAACCGCACGCGTTGGATTGTGCTTTTGATGCGCCACCCAAAGTGGTTCATCTACCGTCCAATGATCTCATCGACAGTG ATTTCTCAGGCAACGCCACATTATGTTCTACGATGGCGTCTGAAATGATTTCCGCCGGCCCATCATTGTACGACGCTCAATCGCCAATGTTTCCTACATTGATCTCGATTTGCGGAGACGAGCCGCAGTTCCGTTTGATTAACCCACGTTCTATACATAGCAGAGGGGTCGCAGGAAGCTCCACGATGGCCACCGACAGCTATGCTACAGTTTCGCTATCTATCACTGACCGCATTGAACTGATGAAGTAG
- the LOC125948551 gene encoding zinc finger protein 3 homolog isoform X2: protein MEAGHEIVKRESENTDNDVPAVQRFDAPASSSKQHQNKRANNALILVMEPQNPSPTKYFDASGTALRQAVVEGELMPEELCSRKSTGTELAKKKSHTITINCCNCEKIFVSRSAYEAHYRASYQQEPVYCCTVCGKRMGQYRAYQLHSYRHINSANQRYSCQECFKTFHQKSDLVRHQNRHIATGLAAEERDAERKLQPISCPKCEASFQTQNELKEHTRKAHPVPKPLVECPDCGKYLSAGSIYSHRKIHSDTPAFACGECGRTFVQKINLVQHRKTHIGLRPYQCEQCKKSFCEKAHLQRHLNHHSEERPYRCELCGKCYKTERCLKVHSAVHTTERPFVCGECNKGFLSSSKLRQHSNIHSGLRPYKCNYCTRDFTNFPNWLKHIRRRHKVDHRTGEKLDSVPKFMTKKKSPEIETERKGDVTKPATPQKTRKRCTPKTPAPPPPLADVLKEESLPYVSESSNIDLNLVCKDDLIQPLAGEFEDIFQCMPSDETKLSIIDPNGWQLLSDNDADLFQCDLPQPHALDCAFDAPPKVVHLPSNDLIDSDFSGNATLCSTMASEMISAGPSLYDAQSPMFPTLISICGDEPQFRLINPRSIHSRGVAGSSTMATDSYATVSLSITDRIELMK from the exons ATGGAAGCCGGGCATGAAATCGTGAAGCGGGAGTCAGAAAATACCGATAACGATGTGCCTGCTGTTCAACGCTTCGATGCgccggcaagcagcagcaagcaacatCAGAATAAGAGAG CCAACAATGCTTTGATACTGGTGATGGAACCTCAGAATCCTTCCCCCACGAAGTACTTTGATGCTAGCGGTACAGCCCTACGACAGGCGGTGGTAGAGGGGGAACTGATGCCGGAGGAACTGTGCAGCCGGAAGTCAACCGGAACTGAACTTGCGAAGAAAAAGTCGCACACAATCACGATCAACTGCTGCAATTGTGAGAAAATATTTGTATCTCGATCCGCTTACGAAGCGCACTATCGAGCGAGCTATCAACAAGAACCTGTCTACTGTTGTACGGTTTGTGGTAAGCGCATGGGGCAATACCGGGCCTACCAGCTGCACAGTTACCGGCACATTAACAGTGCCAACCAGCGCTACTCCTGCCAGGAGTGTTTTAAAACGTTTCATCAAAAGTCCGACTTGGTCCGACATCAGAACAGACATATCGCCACGGGTCTCGCAGCAGAAGAGCGAGATGCTGAGCGGAAATTGCAGCCAATATCCTGCCCAAAGTGTGAGGCATCGTTCCAAACACAGAACGAACTGAAGGAACACACGCGCAAAGCACACCCCGTCCCGAAACCGCTAGTAGAGTGTCCAGATTGTGGAAA GTACCTCTCGGCTGGTAGCATCTACTCGCACCGCAAGATACATTCGGATACGCCGGCGTTTGCGTGCGGTGAATGTGGCAGAACGTTTGTGCAGAAGATAAATCTGGTGCAGCACCGCAAAACCCACATCGGTTTGCGCCCGTACCAGTGCGAGCAGTGTAAGAAATCGTTTTGCGAAAAGGCACACCTGCAGCGCCACCTCAATCATCACTCGGAGGAACGACCCTACCGGTGTGAGCTCTGTGGCAAGTGCTACAAAACGGAACGCTGCCTAAAGGTACATTCGGCCGTACACACCACGGAACGGCCATTTGTGTGTGGCGAATGTAACAAAGGGTTTCTGAGCAGCTCAAAGCTTCGCCAGCACAGTAACATTCATTCGGGATTGAGACCGTACAAGTGCAATTACTGTACGCGCGATTTTACTAACTTCCCCAACTGGTTGAAGCATATCCGGCGTCGTCATAAGGTAGATCATCGCACTGGAGAGAAGCTCGACAGTGTACCGAAGTTTATGACGAAGAAAAAGAGCCCGGAAATCGAAACGGAGCGGAAGGGAGATGTCACCAAACCCGCTACGCCacagaaaacacgaaaacgaTGCACCCCGAAGACCccggcaccgccacctccGCTAGCGGATGTGCTGAAGGAGGAGTCCTTGCCGTACGTCAGCGAAAGCTCCAACATTGATCTCAATCTAGTTTGTAAGGACGATCTGATACAACCACTCGCCGGAGAATTCGAAGACATTTTCCAATGTATGCCTTCGGACGAAACGAAGCTTAGCATAATCGATCCAAATGGTTGGCAACTGCTTAGTGACAACGATGCTGACCTTTTCCAGTGTGATCTGCCGCAACCGCACGCGTTGGATTGTGCTTTTGATGCGCCACCCAAAGTGGTTCATCTACCGTCCAATGATCTCATCGACAGTG ATTTCTCAGGCAACGCCACATTATGTTCTACGATGGCGTCTGAAATGATTTCCGCCGGCCCATCATTGTACGACGCTCAATCGCCAATGTTTCCTACATTGATCTCGATTTGCGGAGACGAGCCGCAGTTCCGTTTGATTAACCCACGTTCTATACATAGCAGAGGGGTCGCAGGAAGCTCCACGATGGCCACCGACAGCTATGCTACAGTTTCGCTATCTATCACTGACCGCATTGAACTGATGAAGTAG